A stretch of the Nymphaea colorata isolate Beijing-Zhang1983 unplaced genomic scaffold, ASM883128v2 scaffold0349, whole genome shotgun sequence genome encodes the following:
- the LOC116244852 gene encoding uncharacterized protein LOC116244852 — translation MQKRQPLSHSKYTEEETINIHEKNRDECSFNVRNYLTADEYSKFGERFPENFKRIGLLGRGGFSVEIWFGSYFFEKGGEAREEFENHIGINNICRLYSHEIRTVDSWLYYEIVYKELIHRMVENQNELKILMMEVCKALFLINSHNIVHSDLKTENILLRTKREDDTRDVSFIRGVKLIDFGSSFLFTNLKQFSMATPEYMPPEILNYILFQNKLDYDEQMLKKMEKYKNPWIIDIWSLGCIILEIVTGVPLWMSIETKIDDKQMPRVTGLFAVKNRVFSKIIQKQIEVVNNLDYHLDHHVQRMPFRTTRESASRRTFGECSRGCWT, via the exons ATGCAGAAACGGCAACCGCTCAGCCACAGCAAGTACACCGAGGAGGAAACCATCAACATCCACGAAAAGAATAGGGATGAGTGCAGCTTCAACGTACGCAACTACCTCACTGCCGACGAGTACAGCAAATTCGGAGAACGCTTCCCCGAGAATTTCAAGAGGATTGGACTACTGGGCCGAGGAGGTTTCAGCGTG GAGATCTGGTTCGGCTCCTACTTCTTCGAGAAGGGCGGCGAGGCCAGAGAGGAATTCGAAAACCACATCGGCATTAACAACATCTGCAGGCTGTACTCGCACGAGATCCGGACGGTCGACTCGTGGCTCTACTACGAG ATCGTGTACAAGGAGCTGATCCACCGGATGGTGGAGAACCAGAACGAGCTGAAGATCCTGATGATGGAGGTGTGCAAGGCGCTCTTCCTGATCAACAGCCACAACATCGTCCACTCCGACCTCAAGACCGAAAACATCCTCCTCCGCACCAAGCGGGAAGACGATACGCGCGACGTCAGCTTCATCAGAGGGGTCAAATTGATCGACTTCGGCAGCAGCTTCCTCTTCACCAACTTGAAACAGTTCTCCATGGCCACTCCAGAGTACATGCCTCCTGAAATTTTGAACTACATCCTCTTCCAGAACAAGCTGGACTACGACGAACAGATGCTCAAGAAGATGGAGAAGTACAAGAACCCCTGGATCATCGATATCTGGAGTCTCGGCTGCATCATCCTGGAGATCGTCACTGGGGTGCCGCTGTGGATGAGCATAGAGACCAAGATCGACGATAAACAGATGCCAAGAGTGACAGGACTATTCGCAGTAAAGAATAGAGTCTTCTCCAAGATCATCCAGAAGCAGATAGAAGTAGTCAACAACCTCGACTACCACCTCGACCACCATGTACAGCGCATGCCATTTAGAACTACTCGGGAATCCGCGTCAAGGAGGACATTCGGAGAGTGCTCAAGAGGATGCTGGACCTGA